A stretch of Aureispira sp. CCB-E DNA encodes these proteins:
- a CDS encoding alpha-2-macroglobulin family protein, giving the protein MKSTTQKIAISFLIFMMLGIGLASAIYNQPNILSNHPFLKNLVEKLALYQEQMAEDKVYLQFDKTFYEPGESIWFTAYVRDARTFQASDKSEVVYVELLSPKGSVEQTLTLIAQEGQVGGAFDLAASLKGGLYTIKAYTQWQKNTNAFFERDITVQKSVLPNLNMKLNFDKKAYGVGAAVIATLDLNTLTKKALVGHAFDYVVNLEGKRIKAGKGKTNNVGRAYLKFNLPQKLATNDGLLNVMIQYKGQTESIARSIPIVLGNIDLAFYPEGGDLITGMNCGVGFKALDEFGKPADVEGHIVDQEGRIVTTFDSYHQGMGQFEMTAQKGQQYTAKITSPAFITKEYPLPVALDEGYALKAVTSDPKHINLGVISSKEEELYVVVQSRHEVQYSKVVAAQKGLNTLSIPTTNFPVGIAQVTLFSSDKIARAERLIFVNPNKQLNVEVITNKEKYLPREKVEMSLKVTNELGQPVSGDFSLAVVDDKLLTFADDKQGHLLSYMLLESDLKGEVVEPNFYFDDEKDATRLKPNIDRKKALDHLMMTQGWRKFAWKEIIAESYQAPTQTGELARIGGTVLNEKREPVSGIAVELMGKDVVAVTDQNGRFSINNWKLFESVNLQTKSDIYYPVLTSVLDYNNDLTLQVYKKRVITGVVKNSDNKVIANAEVRASGITATKTNGKGVFSLTIPNNITALQVYGAGYRAENIILKEGENVVNVMLDEALIVATRATAVNRGGVVRVFDAPEAVEEFEEVVMFDGVAEPLPEPEPAPMDDVALIDEDVEGLIIGELVLDKEDLVLEDLEMKKNELEGYWAPQITGTRYQRVREFPVVTYEKESVSTVRTDFRSTVYWNPSVRVGADGKAQITFYNNDAITQFRVTIEGFGDNGGLGRTSYTYFTQLPFEMLTKVPKEVLTGDQITIPLTLTNNRSIALKGNLSITLPTHIQLLEKAPTTIHVTAEGSKKIALKCLVLDKVAEGDLLLGFEAEGLKDQLLTTINARPRGFPVHEVVTGDKMRQEFSLTIQEQLEGSLVAKLQAYPNTLDEVMKGMENMLRMPHGCFEQTSSSNYPNLLVLDYLRETGMSLPQIEKQAMEYLDAGYKRLVGYESPSGGFDWWGRDPGHEALSAYGLMEFVDMKRVYDVDKELIDRTAKWLLSRKDGKGSWNKNQQALHSWAVAEVTDAYIVWAVAEAGYSDKITKELDKSYKDAVKSEDPYMMALVANALFKAKDKRATTLVKELAKLQQKDGRFVGLTSSVTNSTGQSLMIETSSLAVLAMLQAQGYDKAVQEAIKAIQSGKNYYGYGSTQGTVLALKAMLEYAKNSKKAAEPGELVVSIDGQQVATVAYTEDQSEVLIPNLGEFLKDGKQNIVVEYKGTKVAMPWDLEVTYTTRLPQNSPNCPLSLHTTLPKNEVKMGETIRLTTTLSNTSAKGQPMAMAMVGIPAGLSLQPWQLKELQEKKIVDYYELFDGYAVFHYEQLEPNQTKTIQLDLKADVPGTYEAPASSAFLYYTNEDKVWAKPKRMIIQ; this is encoded by the coding sequence ATGAAATCGACAACACAAAAAATAGCTATTTCCTTTTTAATTTTTATGATGTTGGGCATTGGCTTAGCAAGTGCTATTTATAACCAACCCAATATATTATCCAATCATCCATTTCTAAAAAACTTGGTAGAAAAGTTAGCGCTTTATCAAGAGCAAATGGCAGAGGACAAAGTTTATCTGCAATTTGATAAAACTTTTTATGAACCAGGAGAATCAATTTGGTTTACAGCGTATGTTAGAGATGCTCGTACGTTTCAGGCAAGTGATAAAAGTGAAGTAGTGTATGTAGAATTACTGAGTCCTAAAGGAAGTGTAGAACAAACCTTAACGCTGATTGCCCAAGAAGGACAGGTAGGTGGTGCTTTTGATTTGGCCGCAAGTTTAAAAGGTGGTTTGTATACCATCAAAGCCTATACACAATGGCAGAAGAATACAAACGCTTTTTTTGAACGGGATATCACTGTCCAAAAATCTGTATTGCCCAACCTTAATATGAAGCTTAATTTTGATAAAAAAGCATACGGTGTAGGAGCTGCTGTAATCGCAACGTTAGATTTGAATACGCTAACAAAGAAAGCATTGGTAGGACATGCCTTTGATTATGTTGTTAATTTGGAAGGCAAAAGAATAAAAGCAGGAAAAGGAAAGACCAATAATGTAGGTCGTGCTTACCTCAAATTTAATTTGCCTCAAAAACTGGCTACCAATGACGGTTTGTTGAATGTAATGATTCAATACAAAGGTCAAACTGAGTCCATAGCTAGAAGCATTCCTATTGTGCTGGGGAATATTGATTTAGCATTTTATCCAGAAGGGGGGGATTTAATCACAGGTATGAATTGTGGAGTTGGCTTTAAAGCACTTGATGAGTTTGGTAAACCTGCAGATGTAGAAGGACATATTGTTGATCAAGAAGGAAGAATCGTCACAACATTTGATAGTTACCATCAAGGAATGGGACAGTTTGAGATGACGGCACAAAAAGGACAACAGTATACTGCCAAAATTACAAGCCCTGCTTTTATAACAAAAGAGTATCCTCTTCCCGTTGCCTTAGACGAAGGCTATGCTTTAAAAGCCGTGACGTCTGACCCAAAACATATCAATTTAGGGGTAATCAGTTCTAAAGAAGAAGAACTCTATGTTGTGGTTCAAAGTCGCCATGAGGTTCAGTATTCTAAAGTAGTTGCTGCCCAAAAAGGCTTGAACACACTTTCTATTCCAACAACTAATTTTCCTGTAGGAATTGCCCAAGTTACCTTGTTTAGTAGTGACAAAATAGCTAGAGCAGAGCGATTGATTTTTGTGAATCCTAATAAACAATTGAATGTAGAAGTTATTACCAACAAAGAGAAATACCTTCCGAGAGAAAAAGTAGAAATGAGCCTAAAGGTAACTAATGAATTGGGACAACCTGTATCTGGAGACTTTTCCTTGGCAGTAGTAGATGATAAGTTGTTGACTTTTGCTGATGATAAACAAGGGCATTTGTTGTCTTATATGTTGTTGGAGTCGGATTTAAAGGGCGAGGTTGTTGAACCTAATTTTTATTTTGATGACGAAAAAGATGCAACGCGTTTAAAGCCTAATATTGATCGAAAAAAAGCATTAGACCACTTAATGATGACACAAGGGTGGAGAAAATTTGCTTGGAAAGAAATTATAGCAGAAAGTTATCAAGCACCAACTCAAACTGGTGAATTAGCTAGAATAGGGGGGACTGTGTTAAATGAAAAGAGAGAGCCAGTGTCTGGCATAGCTGTCGAGTTAATGGGAAAAGATGTGGTAGCAGTAACCGATCAAAATGGTCGATTTTCTATCAACAATTGGAAGTTGTTTGAATCGGTTAATCTTCAGACAAAGTCTGATATTTATTATCCTGTATTGACAAGCGTTTTGGATTATAATAATGACCTCACTCTACAAGTATACAAAAAAAGAGTTATTACTGGAGTTGTTAAAAATAGTGATAATAAGGTAATTGCAAATGCGGAAGTGCGGGCTTCGGGAATAACAGCAACCAAAACGAATGGAAAGGGCGTCTTTTCTTTAACCATCCCTAACAATATAACAGCTTTGCAAGTATATGGAGCTGGTTATCGTGCTGAAAATATTATTCTAAAAGAAGGAGAGAATGTTGTTAATGTAATGTTGGATGAAGCTTTAATTGTTGCGACTAGGGCTACGGCTGTTAATAGAGGTGGTGTGGTGAGAGTATTTGATGCTCCTGAAGCGGTAGAGGAATTTGAAGAAGTTGTTATGTTTGATGGAGTAGCAGAGCCTTTGCCAGAGCCAGAACCTGCCCCAATGGATGATGTTGCATTGATAGATGAAGATGTAGAAGGGCTTATAATAGGGGAGTTGGTACTTGATAAAGAAGATTTGGTATTAGAGGATTTGGAAATGAAAAAAAATGAATTGGAAGGATATTGGGCACCTCAAATTACAGGGACACGTTATCAGCGTGTTCGAGAGTTTCCAGTAGTGACGTATGAAAAAGAATCAGTTTCTACAGTGCGGACAGATTTTCGATCAACGGTATATTGGAACCCCAGTGTTAGAGTGGGAGCCGATGGCAAAGCACAGATAACTTTTTATAACAATGATGCCATTACGCAGTTTAGAGTGACAATCGAAGGGTTTGGAGATAACGGAGGACTTGGTCGTACGAGTTATACATACTTCACACAACTACCATTTGAAATGTTGACAAAAGTACCTAAAGAGGTGTTGACTGGAGATCAAATTACCATTCCATTAACGTTAACAAACAACAGATCAATAGCGCTTAAAGGAAATTTGAGCATCACACTGCCTACTCATATTCAACTGCTAGAAAAAGCTCCTACGACTATTCATGTAACAGCAGAAGGAAGCAAAAAAATAGCTTTAAAGTGTTTGGTTTTAGACAAAGTTGCAGAAGGAGATTTGTTGCTTGGATTTGAAGCAGAAGGTTTAAAAGATCAATTATTGACGACAATTAATGCTCGACCAAGAGGCTTTCCTGTGCATGAGGTAGTTACAGGTGACAAAATGCGCCAAGAGTTTTCGTTGACAATTCAGGAACAATTAGAAGGTTCTCTAGTTGCCAAATTGCAAGCATATCCCAATACTTTGGATGAAGTTATGAAAGGAATGGAAAATATGTTGAGAATGCCCCATGGTTGTTTTGAGCAGACTTCTAGCTCTAATTATCCGAATTTATTAGTATTGGATTATTTACGAGAAACAGGAATGTCTTTGCCTCAAATAGAAAAACAAGCGATGGAGTATCTTGATGCAGGATACAAGCGTTTGGTAGGTTATGAGTCGCCTTCAGGAGGTTTTGATTGGTGGGGAAGAGACCCTGGGCATGAAGCTTTATCGGCATATGGTTTGATGGAGTTTGTTGACATGAAACGAGTTTACGATGTTGACAAAGAATTGATTGATCGAACCGCAAAATGGCTGTTGAGCAGAAAGGATGGAAAAGGGAGCTGGAACAAAAATCAACAGGCACTACATAGTTGGGCGGTAGCTGAAGTTACCGATGCGTATATTGTTTGGGCAGTAGCAGAAGCAGGATATTCTGATAAAATAACCAAAGAACTGGACAAATCGTATAAGGATGCTGTGAAAAGTGAGGATCCTTACATGATGGCTTTGGTGGCAAATGCTTTATTTAAGGCAAAGGATAAGCGAGCAACAACGCTTGTAAAAGAACTCGCCAAGTTGCAGCAGAAAGATGGTCGTTTTGTCGGCTTAACTAGTTCAGTAACCAATTCAACAGGACAGTCTTTGATGATCGAAACGTCTAGCCTAGCGGTTTTAGCAATGTTGCAAGCTCAGGGGTATGACAAGGCTGTACAAGAGGCTATAAAAGCAATTCAGAGTGGAAAAAATTACTATGGATATGGTTCTACCCAAGGGACAGTTTTGGCATTAAAAGCAATGTTAGAGTATGCCAAAAATAGTAAGAAAGCCGCCGAACCAGGAGAACTTGTTGTGTCTATAGATGGGCAACAAGTAGCTACAGTTGCTTACACGGAGGACCAAAGTGAGGTTTTGATTCCTAATCTAGGTGAATTCTTAAAAGATGGAAAGCAAAATATTGTTGTTGAATACAAAGGAACTAAAGTAGCAATGCCTTGGGATTTAGAAGTTACTTACACAACTCGTTTGCCTCAAAATTCTCCCAATTGTCCATTGTCCTTGCATACTACATTGCCTAAAAACGAGGTTAAAATGGGAGAAACCATTCGGTTAACAACAACATTGTCTAATACTAGTGCTAAAGGGCAACCAATGGCGATGGCGATGGTTGGGATTCCTGCTGGTTTGAGTTTACAGCCTTGGCAGTTAAAAGAATTACAAGAAAAGAAGATCGTCGATTATTATGAATTATTTGATGGATATGCTGTCTTTCATTACGAACAATTAGAGCCCAATCAAACCAAAACGATACAGCTTGATTTGAAAGCAGATGTCCCAGGAACTTATGAAGCCCCTGCTTCTTCGGCATTTTTGTACTACACTAATGAGGATAAGGTTTGGGCGAAGCCCAAGCGGATGATTATCCAATAA